The sequence below is a genomic window from Paucibacter aquatile.
GTCGGCCACGGGCAGGCCCAGGCCGCGCGCGATCAGCTCGGAGTAATGCGCCATGCGCAGGATGTGGGCGCCGGTCTCGGGGTCGCGGTACTCGGCCGCCTTGGACAGGCGGATCACGGTCTCGCGCTCGCGCTGAACGATCTGGTTGGTGGCCTTGCGCACCTCCTCGGCCAGCCATTCGGCGCGGTCGGCCAGCTTGGCGCGGGCTTCGTTCAGGGCCTCCAGCGCGGCGTTCGCTTGCTGGCGCGCGGTCTCGGCGGCGGCGTAGGCCCCGGCGTTGTCCAGGGCGATGGCGGCGTAAGCCGACAGGGTGCGGAAGATCGATTGCTCGCGTTCGCCGTAGGCATGGCTGTCCACCGACTGCACCGACATCACGCCCAGCAGCCGGTCGCCGATCAGCAGAGGCGAGAACATCATGCTCTGCGTTTCCAGTGGCCCCATCAGATGCCCGGGCGGATGGCTGCGGGGCGCGGACGGGAAGAACAGCTCGCAGCGTTCGCGGGCACAGCGTGCGGTCAGCGATTCGGGATCTTGCAGCGAAATCAGCGGCGAGGGGAAGCGGTGGCGCGCCTCGTTGATGAAGGCGGCCTTGAGCGCATGGCCGCCTGGCTCCAGCAGGTAGACGAAGAAGGAGGTCGTGTCCAGCAGCTGACCGAGGTGGCGATACAGCGCGGCGAAAACGGCGTCGGTGTTGAGGCTGCCGGTGATCTCGCGGCCGATGCGGCCCAGGGTCTCCAGCGTGGCACTGGCCTCCTGCAGCTGGGCGGCGCGTTCGCTCTCGGCCTGCGCCAGGCGGTGGTGGTACTCGGCCTCGGCACGGGCCAAGGCGCTCTCCTGCCGCACCTGCATGGCCATGGCGCGGTTGCGCGCATCGTCCAGGCGCTTGTTGTCACGCGCGGCTGCGGCGGCCTGGCCGTAATGGCGAGCCTGCGCGGCATCACCGGTGGCAGCGTAGGCATTGGCCAGCTCGTCGAGCAGGTCGCTGGGCAGGATGTAGCCCTTGATGCTGCTGGCCATTTGCAAGGCCTGCAGCAGGTAGTGCAGGGTGGGGCTGGCGGCCGTCATGCCCTCGGGGGCGGGCAGGGCGTATTGCTGGTAGAGCTCGGCGAAGACGCGCAGCACCTTGATCTGCTCATCGGCGCTGCCCAGCTCGCGGGCATTGAGCAAGGCGGCCGAGATCTTGCTCAATGCCTGCTCGGGCTCGCCGAGCCGGCCCAGGGCACTGGCCTGGCCGCGCCAGCAGCGCAGCAGATAGAAAGGCTCGCCCAGATTGACCGCAATGGTCTCGGCTTGCAGAAAACAATCCAGCGCTGCCGCCGGCTCGCCCATGTCCAGGGCCACATCGCCCTGGTACTGCAGGGCCAGGCTGTAGCGGCTGGCGTGATGCAGGGCCTGCATGGATTCCAGCGCCTCGTTCAGGATGGCGTGGGCCTCGGGCAGGCGGCCCAGCAGGCGCAGCACATTGCCGGTCTGCATCTGCGCGCCGCCCAGGGTGCCGGGCCAGCCGCAGGCCTGGGCCTGAGCCAGGGCCAGCTCGTCCCATTCCAGGGCGGCATCCAGGTCGCCGAGCGACGCGAAATTGTCGGCGCCATTGCTGGCTGAAAACACGGCGTGGCGGATCTGGCCGCTTTCCATGGCCGCGTGGTGGGCCTGCAGAAAATGCTTGATCGCCATGCCCAGCTCGCCGGTGAAGGCGGCCACCAGGGCATTGGCGCTGCTGACCCAGGCTTGCAGGGCCGGGGGCAGGGGCTGGGGCAGACCGGCGAATTCGCTGTGCAGCCGTGCCGCCGTGCCGGTGGTGTCGCGCCAGGCCGCATGGTTCAGGCGCATGGCGCGCACGATCTGCTGGCGCTCGGCGTCCCCGGCGGCGCGGTAGTCGTCTTGCGCCTGTTGCAGGCAGGCGTCGCGGGTGGCGCTGTCGCCATGCTCGGTGCACAGGGCGGCGCGCAGCAGTTGGCCGTCACCGCAGCCGACGCGGTCGCCCAGCTGGGCGAAGTTCTCGACCGCGGCCTCGGCGTATTGCTCGGCCGCATCGAGCTGGGCGAACAACCAGGCCACTTCGCCCAGCACCAGCAAGAGTCGTGCATGGCAGGCCTGGCTGCGGGCTTCATCCCAGCTCACCTGGGCCAGCCATTCCTCGGCCTCGTTGACCAGCAGAAGGGCGCGCTTGCAGTCGCGCTGACGCAGATGCCAGGCCAGGGGCAGCAGCACGCTCAGGCGCGCTTCACCCTGAAGCTCGGTCAGGGCCGATTCCAGGACAGTGACTTCGTGGTTGAGTGCAAACAGATCCATGGCTGACAAAGATTCCTCCCCGGTCCGTCGTCGCGGCCTTCAGGTCATCGGCCAGTATCAGCGTGAACCCAAGGACGGATTTCAAGCCCGCGGGGAATTCGTCAAGTATTTCAGGCCCGGCGGCGCTTTGCGCACCGCGGTTCTTCAAGCCGTCACATGGCGGCCGGCTTGTGCCGGGCGCTGCCGAGATAGGTCTCGACCACACGACCGTCGCCGGCCAGCGTGGCGGCCGGGCCTTGCAAGGCGATGGCGCCGGTCTCCAGCACATAGCCGTAGTCGGCCACCTCCAGCGCCGCGCGGGCGTTCTGCTCCACCAGCAGCACGCTGACGCCGCGCTCGCGCAAGGTGGTCACGATGCGGAAGATCTCTTTCACCACCAGCGGTGCGAGGCCCAGGCTGGGCTCGTCCAGCATCAGCACCTTGGGCCGGGCCATCAGGGCGCGGCCGACGGCCAGCATCTGGCGCTCGCCGCCGGACAAGGTGCCGGCCAGCTGCTCGCGCCGCTCCAGCAGGCGTGGGAACAGCTCGAAGACCTGGGCCAGCTGCTCGCGCCAGTCGCGCTGGCCCAGGCGCAGCGGACGGTAGCCGCCGAGCAGCAGGTTGTCCTCCACGCTCATGGTGGTGAAGAGCTCGCGCTTTTCCGGCACCAGGGCCAGGCCGCGCATCACGCGTTCTTCCAGGCTCAGGCCGGCAATGTCCTCGCCGTCCAGCAGGATGCGGCCGCGTGCCGGCAGCACGCCCATCAAGGCGTTCAAGGTGGTGCTCTTGCCGGCGCCGTTGGGGCCGATGACCGTGACCACCTGTCCGGCCGGCAGGTCCAGATCGAGGCCGCTGAGCACCTCGGCGCGGCCATAGCCGGCGTGCAGTCCGCGCACGCTCAGCAAGGGTGTGGGGGAGCTCATGGGTTCAGCGTCCTGGCAGAGGCATTCAATGTTCGGTGCCGAGGTAGGCGGCGCGCACCTCGGGGCTGGCCTGCACCTCGGCCGGCGTGCCTTCGATCAGCTTGGTGCCGAACTCCATCACCACCAGGCGGTCGGTCAAGCCCATCACGAATTCCATGTCGTGCTCGACCAGCAGCACGCTCAGGCCTTCGCGCTGCAGCTGGCGCAGCACCTCGGCCAGGGCTTGCTTTTCCTTGTGGCGCAGGCCGGCGGCAGGCTCGTCCAGAAGCAGCAGGGCAGGGTCGCTGCACAGGGCGCGGGCGATCTCCATCAGGCGCTGCGGACCCAGGGCCAGATTGCCGGCCAGCTCATGCGCTTGCTCGGCCATGCCGATGCGGCGCAGCTGCAGCTCGGCCTCGCGGAACAGACGCGCCTCCTCGGCACGGTCCAGGCGCAAGAGGGCGCGCAGCGTGCCGCTATGGCCGCGCAGATAGGCGCCCAGGGCCACGTTCTCCAGCACCGTCATCTCGGCCATCATCTTGACGTGCTGGAAAGTGCGCGACACGCCGCGCCGGGCGATCTCGCGCGAGGGTAGGCCTGACACATCTTCGCCGCGGAAATGCACGGAGCCGCCGCTGGCCGGCAGCACGCCGGTGATGAGGTTGAAGGTGGTGGACTTGCCGGCGCCGTTGGGGCCGATCAGGCCGATGATCTCGCCGG
It includes:
- a CDS encoding HD domain-containing phosphohydrolase — protein: MDLFALNHEVTVLESALTELQGEARLSVLLPLAWHLRQRDCKRALLLVNEAEEWLAQVSWDEARSQACHARLLLVLGEVAWLFAQLDAAEQYAEAAVENFAQLGDRVGCGDGQLLRAALCTEHGDSATRDACLQQAQDDYRAAGDAERQQIVRAMRLNHAAWRDTTGTAARLHSEFAGLPQPLPPALQAWVSSANALVAAFTGELGMAIKHFLQAHHAAMESGQIRHAVFSASNGADNFASLGDLDAALEWDELALAQAQACGWPGTLGGAQMQTGNVLRLLGRLPEAHAILNEALESMQALHHASRYSLALQYQGDVALDMGEPAAALDCFLQAETIAVNLGEPFYLLRCWRGQASALGRLGEPEQALSKISAALLNARELGSADEQIKVLRVFAELYQQYALPAPEGMTAASPTLHYLLQALQMASSIKGYILPSDLLDELANAYAATGDAAQARHYGQAAAAARDNKRLDDARNRAMAMQVRQESALARAEAEYHHRLAQAESERAAQLQEASATLETLGRIGREITGSLNTDAVFAALYRHLGQLLDTTSFFVYLLEPGGHALKAAFINEARHRFPSPLISLQDPESLTARCARERCELFFPSAPRSHPPGHLMGPLETQSMMFSPLLIGDRLLGVMSVQSVDSHAYGEREQSIFRTLSAYAAIALDNAGAYAAAETARQQANAALEALNEARAKLADRAEWLAEEVRKATNQIVQRERETVIRLSKAAEYRDPETGAHILRMAHYSELIARGLGLPVADQELLLEAAPMHDIGKVGITDSILLKPGRLTPEEFEIMKLHASYGYEILKDSSSLVLQAGAAIALGHHEKYDGTGYPQGLQGEAIPIFSRIVAVADVFDALTSERPYKKAWTLEAAAAHIKAHAGSHFDPDCVRVFFEHWDEVLDIRQRFQDED
- a CDS encoding ABC transporter ATP-binding protein, translated to MSSPTPLLSVRGLHAGYGRAEVLSGLDLDLPAGQVVTVIGPNGAGKSTTLNALMGVLPARGRILLDGEDIAGLSLEERVMRGLALVPEKRELFTTMSVEDNLLLGGYRPLRLGQRDWREQLAQVFELFPRLLERREQLAGTLSGGERQMLAVGRALMARPKVLMLDEPSLGLAPLVVKEIFRIVTTLRERGVSVLLVEQNARAALEVADYGYVLETGAIALQGPAATLAGDGRVVETYLGSARHKPAAM